Below is a window of Gossypium hirsutum isolate 1008001.06 chromosome A12, Gossypium_hirsutum_v2.1, whole genome shotgun sequence DNA.
tgcataattataatatataagtttTTGTCTCATTATGTGCATATATCATATGTgaattttgtccaaatttttatcctttgtagtttatattaatttagttttacaTTGTAATTCatcgtgtatatatatttatttataggaGTAAAAAAAAGTTGAGGGGCTTGAAAAAGGGTAGATGAACTTCAACTACACTAACTTGGGGTTAGCTTTGCATGATAGAGgaatcttttctttttgttttagtttGACAATGTCCACTAGTTAGAGTAAGAAACTGCAGGAAGGTCGGTTTGGTTTCAATCTCTCCACCACTTTTTTTTATCCTCCATTGACAGGACCAACAGCAATAGCCAACAACAGCACACAATCAATGCAACCCAAAGTCAAAACTCGGAACCTAACTCAGTCTCTCCTTTTCTTCCTCCACTAGCTTCTTCCCCTATAACCAATAAAATCAAAGTAACCAAACAACAACAGCAGCTGCAGTAATATATAGGAATGGGGGAAAATCAGCAATGACTTTTGTGGTACAAAAGACTGATTCTGAGAGGTCTTAGAGGAGATGATTATAGAgtgatttaaaaaaacaaaaccaaaaaaaattatgaaaaaaaggaCAAGCTCTCAcatgagtaaaaaaaaaaaaaaaccatatcaTTCATGGGTCCCCTACGTTGAAGCATTTACcttatctctctctctctctttaggAACCTAAAAAAAGCAAAGAATTATAGGCTTCAACCTAATGCAAATTGGCACAAAAAAAATGGGGGTTCTTTTGCTTGGTTTGTAAGCCAAATGCTATgtcaaaaaccaaaaaataaatctAGAAACAACCTGTTCTTGTTGATTCTTCCATGCCCTTAATTTGTCTTGCTTAGGGTTTTCAGTGAAGAaaccagttttttttttttttgcaggtcAGTTTCttgttttttagttttaaattatatatttcctTTAGGAACCAACTTTATTTTGTgggtttctttttttcatttaaattatgaTGAACTTtgtggaagaagaagaagaaaaagggtaTTATTGTAACAATGAAGATCAAGAGGAAGATGATGAAGAAGTGGTGATGATAAGAGAAATTTCAAGCAATAACTTCCCATTTTCATCCCCTTCTTCATCTTCTGTTTCTTCAAAGTACAAAgatgctgctgctgctgctgttcaTTTGTCGCTTGGAACCTTTGATTCTCGACAAGATCATAACAAAACCCAACAGCAGTCTGGTTTTGATTTTGACAAGAAACAAGACTTGGTGATGGATTTGTCCCTTGGAAACCACAAGAATAATGATCATGAAGAAAGCTGTTATGAGTCTGTTGAAAAAGAACACATGTTCGACAAAGTCGTAACACCGAGCGATGTTGGCAAGCTCAACCGTCTTGTTATACCAAAGCAACATGCCGAGAAGTACTTCCCACTCGACTCTTCTTCGATCGAAAAAGGGTTACTATTGAATTTCGAAGATCGGAACGGCAAGACATGGCGGTTCCGGTACTCGTATTGGAATAGTAGCCAGAGTTATGTGATGACTAAAGGTTGGAGCCGTTTCGTAAAGGAAAAAAAGCTCGTCGCCGGCGATACGGTATCGTTTCAACGCGGAGTCGGGGAGTCGGTTAAAGCCCGGTTGTACATCGATTGGAAACTCCGGCCTAATGCGCTCGATCCGTCACCGTTCGCACATATTCAGCTCCGAAATCAGTTCAACTTCCTTCAACCGGTCCGGTGGGAACCCATATGTATGTCACGAAATTATCAACCTTTACATCGGTTGAATTACAGCATTTACCCTTACAATCACCGCCATCACCATCACTTCCAACACCAGCACCAGCAGCAGGCAATTACTTACAGCAATATGTCACAGTATTatcaaattggggcattacaaggAGAGCCAATGGTGATTGATTCAGTACCAGTTATTGAAGCTAACAATAACAAAACATCAGCTAAAAGGCTAAGGTTGTTTGGTGTGAACATGGACTGTCCAAATCCGACACAAGATGAATCTTCCTCATCTATCCCACTGTCCAATACACAAGCTGAATATTCAAACAAGGGAAAATCATCCTTGTCCATTGATTTGGAGCTCTGATGAATGAAGATAAAATCACAGTACGGTTCCATTCCCCCCCTCCCTTTATTTTTCCTGTCTTGTCTTAAAATCACGACAGGCACTGGATTTAGAAAAAAGGGTCGAAAGAtaagatttcatttcatcaatatgaagcttttttttttaattttatttattatttcagtacattagTTAGTTAAGGTTTGGGATCTGTGAAATGCTAAAGATTAAACAAGGTGCAACATATGAAGAGTTGAAAATtgtgtatattattatatattttatatatatacaaaaaattgCATCTATGGTTTTTCCCCTGTCTGCTtctatacgtgtatatatatacatatatatatatattctgtcACTCTCTTTGCTTCTCTCTTTCCTGACTGACAGCATTTACTTGTGCTGTTATGCATGGGTAGCTGATGAATCTATAGTCTAAAAAAAggatatttgtttgctttttttctctctctttttcatttctcCATGTTAGgtttatatatagagagagattcTTGACTTTGTTGCTGCAGAACAACTAAGCTGCAGGCTTGCAGGTAATGCAACAAGAAAGTTGTAGCACTGTGAAAAAGGTATTATCTGTATTCTTATAATTTGAACCTACATATCATATCACCTCATAATTTCTTGGTAACTGgtgtttttttataattaaggtatttattttttatcagtATTATGGTTTATGAAGATTAATCCCCTATTCATATATAAGCATGAAATATTAATTGTAACTATATTAATTTGGTTTTAACTAAAAACAGACAATAATAGGTTGACTAGTCATTGGTCTAATTACAAATAACTTGCATTACTTCAATTTTTGCTCAACAACCCAAACATAGCTTGCTTTAACGTCAAATATAGTTCATCACAAGACATGAAATAGGTTGAAAACTAATAATAAAAGCATTTGGATGGGATATATAAGCAATTTATAGGCATTCAAATAAAATATAGCTCATGAAAATATCTGATTTTCTTGGTATACATACTGAATTGGTAATTGGTGGTTTCAAAGGTATATTTAGTTTTGCCCTTGTTAGTTGAATTGCATTCattcatatacacacatatacatataacattCTGATATCTATCCCATATGTCAGTGTAGATAATTGCATATTTCTgctttaatgtgtatatatacacacatagaCGTACATAAATATTGCTTTTCGAGCCACGTAAACGGCTTTCTGTGCATAGTACTATATAATCACTGTTCTATTCCTATGCATTGATGAGTAATTTGACAGGTCTTTTTGTAGTGTATTTATGGTGTAAAATGCATTAATTCAGTTGACAAAACTTCTCTGCATGTATTATTCTGATGTTTCTGAGATTCTGAATCATGCATATATAAtaaagatatgtatatatataattgaccATGTTGGCATTATACATAGATTCTCTAGCATGTAGGGTAACCTATTTAGAGAAAAATAGAAACTTCTCTGGATTGATTTATATGAAGATGATTATTTAAAACCTAAGAAACCAAAGTTCTTATAAAGCTTTGCAATCTATATTTAGGGTTTGTTCAAGaaaaatggttttatattttggAGAAGCTAACATTTTACTTGTAGGATAATTCTGCGAAAATATTCTTCTGTTGTTTACCATATTTAAGGGATATATATAATAGATGTCATTGGCCTAGAAAAAGAGGAGAGCTGGAGAACCCTTTTGATGGATATTCATTTTTATGCTGAACATTGGTTAAAAGTTAATATCAATAGATATTGAGTATAATAGTAAGTTTCATTATACTTTAAGAAAAAATTTagagtttaaaatatgaaaatgatatgATTAGGAGGGATTGTTACGAATCTTAAAAAGATTATAATCTTTATGGATAGTAAAATTAAGATGAAAGATATATTTAATTTAAGAGTGTACGTGAAAAACTCAAATAAAGCCTTTTGTATGGTTGCCATTGTTGAGATGATCACATTGCAATACTATGTACTTTTGCCActgta
It encodes the following:
- the LOC107923094 gene encoding B3 domain-containing transcription factor NGA1, which codes for MMNFVEEEEEKGYYCNNEDQEEDDEEVVMIREISSNNFPFSSPSSSSVSSKYKDAAAAAVHLSLGTFDSRQDHNKTQQQSGFDFDKKQDLVMDLSLGNHKNNDHEESCYESVEKEHMFDKVVTPSDVGKLNRLVIPKQHAEKYFPLDSSSIEKGLLLNFEDRNGKTWRFRYSYWNSSQSYVMTKGWSRFVKEKKLVAGDTVSFQRGVGESVKARLYIDWKLRPNALDPSPFAHIQLRNQFNFLQPVRWEPICMSRNYQPLHRLNYSIYPYNHRHHHHFQHQHQQQAITYSNMSQYYQIGALQGEPMVIDSVPVIEANNNKTSAKRLRLFGVNMDCPNPTQDESSSSIPLSNTQAEYSNKGKSSLSIDLEL